A part of Terriglobus roseus genomic DNA contains:
- a CDS encoding peptidylprolyl isomerase yields the protein MIRSLQKDNRVTKAIFAVIIGVATLSMVLYLVPGLYDGLSGAPQGVYATVRKPGFFGRFSDATEIKSTEVSQVAQNLAQQQNLPAQYLPFLMPRFEAQAQQLLIAQAIEDREAERLGLNATASDVQKELQTGQLGQFFFPDGKFIGDDKYREFVTTRLGFASVGEFEEKVRQELTGRKLQEFVTAGAVVNDNSVREMVRKQDAKVKFDYVVVSSADIAKTVNPIDSDLEKWFNTNKARYATAVPEKRQLAYIPVTLSNLPGGKPQVSDADVQAYYNAHKADYHVDQQVKVRHILISAPQGDAQKDAAAKAKAQGILDKIHAGGDFAKLAQENSDDPGSKTQGGELGYVKANGQMVKPFQDAAMALKAGETSGLVHTTFGYHIIQAEARDEAHDKSLSEVAGEIRPILEQQNGAKALQALTGQIANQAAKEGMDKAAAAHNLKVTTSGWLTNSDSIPGLPDSAQMMQAAFTGKKGDSPRFAPAGEGTYVVFQTVDVQAAHAPTFAEWKDKLLNDYRSEQVPQMLQAKLQKLSDQAKLLGDLHAAAKEMGLPVKSSDLVDRTGNVPDVGSMGGAAAVVFDLAKGGISAPIANGENGVVAQVTDKQEPSAEEIAKAFPAQRDKLVEQQRAELFGVYMQTLIDDYTKKGAVKIHQKPTPQPAGLPIGQ from the coding sequence ATGATTCGTTCTCTGCAGAAGGATAACCGTGTAACAAAGGCGATTTTCGCCGTAATCATCGGCGTCGCCACGCTTTCGATGGTGCTCTACCTTGTCCCCGGTCTGTATGACGGTCTTTCTGGCGCGCCGCAGGGCGTGTACGCCACGGTGCGTAAGCCGGGCTTCTTTGGCCGTTTTAGCGACGCGACGGAGATCAAGTCGACCGAAGTTTCTCAGGTGGCGCAGAATCTGGCGCAGCAGCAGAACCTGCCCGCACAGTATCTGCCGTTCCTGATGCCGCGCTTTGAGGCGCAGGCACAGCAGTTGCTGATTGCACAGGCGATTGAAGATCGCGAGGCGGAGCGCCTTGGTCTGAACGCAACTGCTTCCGATGTGCAGAAGGAATTGCAGACCGGCCAGCTTGGCCAGTTCTTCTTTCCGGATGGCAAGTTCATTGGCGACGACAAGTATCGCGAGTTTGTGACGACGCGTCTTGGCTTTGCCAGCGTTGGCGAGTTTGAAGAGAAGGTTCGCCAGGAGCTGACGGGACGCAAGCTTCAGGAGTTTGTCACGGCAGGCGCCGTGGTGAACGACAACTCTGTTCGCGAGATGGTTCGCAAGCAGGACGCGAAGGTTAAGTTCGATTACGTGGTGGTTTCTTCCGCAGATATTGCGAAGACGGTGAACCCGATCGACAGCGACCTGGAGAAGTGGTTCAACACGAACAAGGCACGTTACGCGACCGCTGTTCCTGAGAAGCGGCAGCTTGCATACATCCCCGTGACACTGTCGAACCTACCCGGTGGCAAGCCGCAGGTAAGCGATGCCGATGTGCAGGCGTACTACAACGCGCACAAGGCTGACTATCACGTTGATCAACAGGTGAAGGTTCGTCACATCCTGATCTCTGCTCCGCAGGGCGATGCCCAGAAGGATGCAGCGGCGAAGGCCAAGGCACAGGGAATCCTGGACAAGATTCATGCCGGTGGCGACTTTGCCAAGTTGGCGCAAGAGAACTCGGACGATCCGGGATCGAAGACGCAGGGTGGCGAACTGGGTTATGTGAAGGCCAATGGCCAGATGGTGAAGCCGTTCCAGGATGCCGCGATGGCTCTGAAGGCTGGCGAGACATCGGGCCTCGTGCACACGACGTTTGGTTATCACATCATCCAAGCTGAGGCTCGCGATGAAGCTCACGACAAGTCGTTGAGCGAGGTGGCTGGCGAGATTCGTCCGATTCTGGAACAGCAGAATGGAGCGAAGGCTCTGCAGGCGCTGACTGGACAGATTGCGAATCAGGCTGCGAAAGAGGGCATGGACAAGGCCGCTGCTGCGCACAACCTGAAGGTGACGACCTCTGGATGGCTGACCAACAGCGATAGCATTCCGGGACTGCCGGATAGCGCGCAGATGATGCAGGCCGCGTTCACAGGCAAGAAGGGCGATTCGCCGCGATTCGCTCCTGCGGGTGAAGGCACTTATGTTGTGTTCCAGACTGTCGATGTGCAGGCCGCGCATGCGCCCACGTTTGCTGAGTGGAAGGACAAGCTGCTGAACGACTATCGCAGCGAGCAGGTTCCGCAGATGTTGCAGGCGAAGCTGCAGAAGCTGAGTGATCAGGCAAAGCTGCTGGGCGATCTGCATGCGGCTGCGAAGGAAATGGGCCTGCCGGTGAAGTCGTCGGATCTGGTCGATCGCACGGGCAATGTACCGGATGTGGGATCGATGGGCGGTGCTGCTGCTGTCGTGTTTGACCTTGCAAAGGGCGGTATCAGTGCTCCCATTGCAAACGGTGAAAACGGCGTGGTGGCGCAGGTGACGGACAAGCAGGAGCCTTCGGCTGAGGAGATTGCGAAGGCGTTCCCGGCTCAGCGTGACAAGCTGGTTGAGCAGCAGCGCGCGGAACTGTTTGGCGTTTACATGCAGACGCTGATTGACGATTACACGAAGAAGGGCGCTGTGAAGATTCATCAGAAGCCCACACCGCAACCGGCTGGTTTGCCGATTGGCCAGTAG
- a CDS encoding M1 family aminopeptidase has product MPAIRTTLAFASAALFALGSAAFAQSSTRQPINVTGYAITAEVDPTAQRLTATAQVTFTANQDITSATFELNNGLRITKITGGPAAKPLDSDRDARRSTVTVSLPAPMASGTSATFTFAYAGILKDEDTSPVEGIKMAAIADPVSILLYPGRWFPMVGLYTNRFTMDLKVTVPDGETAVSSGFVAKKAMPDKKTEFDFLWNKPGLPGTLVIGKFLPAIKTADARQVSVYVTEKHKANAAEYAATAAQQQEFFTQSFGAPESGILQIVEIPDDSVSASWGPEVIAIAGNRIGDKNSHRLLANTIAHQWFGSAISPATLNDAWITNGMARYGELMNLEENGGKTALQSAMLDIEAGALAYDTQPLTTLARIDPFSPQFQSMTLEKGAMVFHMLRYQFGDDKFLTFLKNLLSTYRDKPVRTADLENIAKLTAGDSTNLTPFFAQWLDGTGAPTFQNKYTVYRLGGGKGFRTVGAVAQDLDLFRMPVDLRIETDGKTETRKIDVSGTDSAYTIETFGRPRRIVIDPDNWILKSTPDLAVRVAVLKGQQLVAQGDLIGALAEYQKALDTNKNSSLATYRIAEIFFTQRNYQSAANSYRDALRGDGDPRWTQVWSHIGLGKIFDITGQRDRAVQEYRLAVQTNDNTQGAINEARALLQKPYERPRATD; this is encoded by the coding sequence ATGCCTGCGATTCGCACGACACTCGCCTTTGCCAGCGCCGCCCTCTTCGCGCTAGGCTCCGCTGCCTTTGCGCAGAGCTCCACGCGACAGCCTATCAACGTCACCGGCTATGCCATCACGGCCGAGGTTGACCCCACAGCGCAGCGTCTGACCGCCACGGCACAGGTCACCTTCACGGCGAACCAGGACATCACCTCCGCCACCTTTGAGCTGAACAACGGTTTGCGGATCACCAAAATCACCGGCGGCCCAGCGGCCAAGCCGCTCGATAGCGATCGCGACGCCCGTCGCTCCACAGTTACCGTATCCCTTCCTGCGCCCATGGCCAGCGGCACAAGTGCCACGTTTACATTCGCTTACGCTGGCATTCTGAAAGACGAGGATACAAGTCCGGTGGAAGGCATCAAGATGGCCGCCATCGCCGATCCCGTCTCCATCCTGCTCTATCCCGGACGCTGGTTCCCCATGGTTGGCCTGTACACCAACCGCTTCACCATGGACCTGAAGGTCACCGTGCCGGACGGCGAAACCGCTGTTTCCAGTGGCTTTGTTGCCAAGAAGGCAATGCCGGACAAGAAGACCGAGTTTGACTTCCTCTGGAACAAACCAGGTCTTCCCGGAACACTGGTGATCGGCAAATTCCTTCCCGCCATCAAAACCGCGGACGCCCGCCAGGTATCCGTCTACGTAACGGAGAAGCACAAGGCCAACGCCGCCGAGTACGCCGCCACCGCAGCACAGCAGCAGGAGTTCTTCACCCAAAGCTTCGGCGCACCTGAATCCGGCATCCTTCAGATCGTTGAAATTCCTGACGACTCCGTGAGCGCCTCGTGGGGCCCGGAAGTCATCGCCATTGCGGGCAATCGCATCGGCGACAAGAACAGCCACCGCCTTCTCGCCAACACCATCGCGCACCAGTGGTTCGGTTCAGCCATCAGCCCCGCCACGCTCAACGACGCATGGATCACCAACGGCATGGCGCGCTACGGCGAGTTGATGAACCTGGAAGAGAACGGCGGCAAAACTGCATTGCAGAGCGCCATGCTCGACATTGAGGCAGGCGCGCTCGCATACGACACGCAGCCACTCACCACGCTCGCTCGCATCGATCCCTTCTCGCCACAATTCCAATCCATGACGCTGGAAAAGGGCGCCATGGTCTTTCACATGCTGCGCTACCAGTTCGGCGACGACAAGTTCCTCACCTTCCTGAAGAACCTGCTCTCCACCTATCGCGACAAACCTGTGCGCACGGCTGATCTCGAGAACATCGCGAAGCTTACCGCAGGCGACAGCACCAATCTGACGCCGTTCTTCGCGCAATGGCTGGACGGCACCGGAGCGCCCACCTTCCAGAACAAGTACACGGTCTATCGTCTCGGCGGGGGCAAAGGTTTCCGTACTGTTGGTGCTGTTGCACAAGACCTGGACCTCTTCCGCATGCCCGTCGACCTTCGCATCGAAACCGATGGCAAAACAGAAACGCGCAAGATTGATGTCTCAGGAACCGACTCCGCTTACACGATTGAAACCTTCGGTCGTCCGCGCCGCATCGTCATCGATCCCGACAACTGGATTCTCAAGAGCACGCCCGACCTCGCTGTCCGCGTTGCTGTTCTGAAGGGCCAGCAGCTTGTCGCGCAGGGCGATCTCATCGGCGCTCTCGCTGAGTACCAGAAAGCTCTCGACACCAACAAGAACTCCTCGCTGGCCACCTATCGCATCGCAGAGATCTTCTTCACGCAGCGTAACTACCAATCCGCAGCCAACAGCTATCGCGACGCTCTGCGTGGTGATGGCGACCCGCGCTGGACACAGGTCTGGAGCCACATTGGCCTCGGCAAGATTTTTGATATCACCGGCCAGCGCGACCGCGCGGTACAGGAATATCGGCTCGCCGTTCAGACCAACGACAACACGCAAGGCGCGATTAACGAAGCGCGTGCGCTGCTGCAAAAGCCCTACGAACGCCCACGCGCAACGGACTAA
- a CDS encoding BON domain-containing protein — protein MQWNLAARTLGSLAFAAVLAAPVAGFAQSQPASTATQSGKLSDAQVEADVLKAFAADNRLANQSINSSTVFGTVTLTGSVTDEASRTAAEQVASHVQGVQKVVSQLTVGAPATATADPADANMLPSDGSSLPAAQGQIIAAQHPQTDPANGNQQGYAQPQDGQQAASQMPDGDPNSYPLPGQENAPQQGAQRRLYYRDYQRQMAQQQQGGYPPQQQQGYAQQPQGQPGGVQVTVPDGTVLPVRINHWISSGNAQPGSTFDAFVTNDILAGGQIAIPRGATVEGTVVDAKGAGVLKGRGELTLQLTALNLGGQRIPLQSQPFVINGHDKSLQSVNSTLIGGAVGALFGAAIGGGTGAAIGAGVGGAAGLGTSAASGGGNANVPAEAMLQFRLVAPVQLVTVSEAEMQRLGGYAGPAGAYPQGGPGPYGRPYPAVGVGVYAAPYPYPYRYYRRGYYYGPGPYYRY, from the coding sequence ATGCAGTGGAACCTTGCCGCACGTACTTTGGGATCGCTCGCGTTTGCGGCGGTCCTTGCCGCGCCTGTCGCGGGATTTGCCCAGTCTCAACCCGCTTCGACTGCTACGCAGAGCGGAAAGCTAAGCGATGCGCAGGTGGAAGCGGATGTTCTGAAGGCGTTTGCCGCGGATAATCGCCTGGCAAACCAGTCGATTAACTCATCCACAGTATTTGGAACCGTGACGCTGACCGGTTCGGTGACGGATGAGGCCTCGCGCACGGCTGCTGAACAGGTGGCGTCGCATGTGCAAGGCGTACAGAAGGTTGTCAGCCAGTTGACCGTGGGTGCTCCGGCGACTGCAACGGCTGATCCTGCCGATGCGAATATGTTGCCGTCCGACGGTTCGTCGCTGCCTGCAGCGCAGGGGCAGATTATTGCCGCGCAGCATCCACAGACCGATCCGGCGAATGGAAACCAGCAGGGCTATGCCCAGCCGCAGGATGGACAGCAGGCTGCTTCGCAGATGCCGGATGGCGACCCGAACAGCTATCCGTTGCCGGGACAGGAGAACGCTCCGCAGCAGGGAGCGCAGCGTCGTTTGTACTATCGCGACTATCAGCGCCAGATGGCGCAACAGCAGCAGGGTGGCTATCCGCCGCAGCAACAGCAGGGCTATGCCCAGCAGCCGCAGGGCCAGCCTGGTGGCGTGCAGGTGACGGTGCCCGATGGAACGGTGTTGCCGGTGCGCATCAATCACTGGATCTCCAGCGGCAATGCGCAGCCGGGATCGACGTTTGACGCATTTGTAACCAACGACATTTTGGCTGGTGGTCAGATTGCGATTCCTCGTGGTGCGACGGTTGAAGGAACAGTTGTAGATGCAAAGGGTGCAGGCGTTCTGAAGGGTCGTGGCGAATTGACGCTGCAACTGACGGCGCTGAACCTGGGTGGACAACGGATTCCGTTGCAGAGCCAGCCGTTTGTAATCAACGGACATGACAAGAGCCTGCAGTCAGTGAACTCGACGCTCATTGGCGGTGCGGTTGGTGCGCTATTTGGTGCGGCGATCGGTGGCGGAACGGGCGCGGCGATTGGCGCGGGTGTTGGTGGTGCGGCTGGTCTGGGCACGTCGGCGGCTTCTGGCGGCGGTAATGCCAATGTTCCAGCGGAGGCGATGCTTCAGTTCCGTCTGGTAGCGCCGGTGCAGTTAGTGACCGTGTCCGAGGCTGAGATGCAGCGGTTGGGCGGCTATGCAGGACCGGCGGGCGCGTATCCGCAGGGTGGCCCGGGACCGTACGGACGGCCGTATCCGGCTGTGGGTGTCGGGGTTTATGCAGCGCCGTATCCCTATCCGTATCGGTACTATCGGCGCGGATACTATTACGGGCCTGGCCCGTATTACCGGTACTAA
- a CDS encoding M61 family metallopeptidase gives MLKQSRSLVAAAVLACGMSLHAQKTPIQITADLTEGVRHLYHAEIDIPVKPDSTADLITPKWIPGTHAPGGPIGAITGMVFTGNGETLKWRRDDVELAEFHVTVPKGVTSIHAHLDCIVPGRVTSKMSVLEWEHLMLYPAHVPVKEIAIQPSVTVPAGWGTGTALKPVGTVPTPKTTGVLEGAHTPPADAVTTKYDVTTVEQLEDSPVITGKYFHEFALAPEITPKHFLDVVADEPDDAKMRPETLAEIGNLVREADANYGSHHYNEYHFLLTLSDRAGGEGLEHGQSSDNGTGEKGFADDVHQLAEADLLAHEFTHSWNGKYRRPARLYQPDFATPQQGDLMWVYEGMTQYWGNVLAARAGLKNAEGYRDLLALSAAQLDYKRGRNWRSTEDTGIAGSLIRGGNPQWMNWRRGQDYYQEGELVWLDADTLIRKLTDNKKSLTDFAKIFLGKGGNTGPLIVGYEFPEIVADLNEVVKYDWDKFLRDRINGVDPQVDLDGIERGGYKLVYQDHPSKSERMLAGSRRGGLNVWYSLGIRVTGEGVIGDVLWDGPSDRAKLAPGEKIVSVNGQAFSADALKAAIVKAKADPAPIHLLVQQEDAILPVDVNYHDGERYAVLVRQEGTPAYLDDIIKPLTKPQTATK, from the coding sequence ATGTTGAAACAGTCCCGCAGTCTTGTTGCCGCCGCAGTGCTTGCGTGCGGCATGTCTCTTCATGCGCAGAAGACGCCGATTCAGATCACGGCTGATCTGACCGAGGGCGTTCGCCACCTGTATCACGCGGAGATTGATATTCCGGTGAAGCCGGATTCGACTGCGGACCTGATCACGCCGAAGTGGATTCCGGGAACACATGCTCCGGGTGGTCCGATTGGCGCGATTACGGGCATGGTGTTTACGGGTAATGGCGAGACGCTGAAGTGGCGTCGTGATGACGTGGAGCTGGCCGAGTTCCACGTGACGGTGCCGAAGGGTGTGACGAGCATCCATGCGCACCTGGACTGCATTGTTCCAGGACGTGTGACGTCGAAGATGAGCGTGCTGGAGTGGGAGCACCTGATGCTGTATCCCGCGCATGTACCGGTGAAGGAGATTGCGATTCAGCCTTCTGTGACGGTGCCTGCGGGATGGGGTACGGGCACCGCGCTGAAGCCGGTGGGTACGGTTCCGACGCCCAAGACGACGGGCGTGCTGGAAGGCGCGCATACGCCTCCTGCTGATGCAGTGACGACGAAGTATGACGTGACGACGGTGGAGCAGTTGGAAGATTCGCCGGTGATCACGGGCAAGTATTTCCATGAATTCGCGCTGGCTCCGGAGATCACGCCGAAGCATTTTCTTGACGTTGTAGCGGATGAGCCGGATGACGCGAAGATGCGTCCGGAGACGCTCGCTGAAATTGGAAACCTGGTGCGCGAGGCCGATGCGAACTATGGCTCGCATCATTACAACGAGTACCACTTCCTGCTGACGCTCTCAGATCGCGCAGGCGGCGAGGGGCTGGAGCATGGCCAGTCTTCTGACAACGGCACGGGCGAAAAGGGCTTTGCGGACGATGTGCACCAGTTGGCTGAAGCTGACTTGCTGGCGCATGAATTCACGCACTCGTGGAACGGCAAGTATCGTCGTCCGGCGCGGTTGTACCAACCGGATTTTGCGACTCCGCAGCAGGGCGACCTGATGTGGGTGTACGAAGGCATGACGCAGTACTGGGGCAACGTGCTTGCAGCGCGTGCGGGCCTGAAGAACGCCGAGGGATATCGTGATCTGCTGGCGCTGTCTGCGGCGCAGTTGGATTACAAGCGTGGCCGCAACTGGCGTTCGACGGAAGACACGGGCATTGCAGGAAGTTTGATTCGCGGCGGCAATCCGCAGTGGATGAACTGGCGTCGTGGACAGGATTACTACCAGGAAGGCGAACTGGTCTGGCTGGATGCGGATACGTTGATCCGCAAGCTGACGGACAACAAGAAGTCGTTGACGGACTTCGCGAAGATCTTCCTGGGCAAGGGCGGCAACACTGGTCCGTTGATTGTTGGTTATGAGTTCCCGGAGATTGTTGCCGACCTGAACGAGGTGGTGAAGTACGACTGGGACAAGTTCCTGCGCGACCGCATCAATGGCGTCGATCCGCAGGTGGATCTGGATGGTATTGAGCGCGGCGGTTACAAGCTGGTTTACCAGGATCACCCGAGCAAGAGCGAACGGATGCTGGCAGGAAGCCGTCGCGGTGGTTTGAATGTCTGGTACTCGCTGGGGATTCGCGTGACTGGCGAGGGCGTGATTGGTGACGTGCTGTGGGACGGCCCCTCGGACCGCGCAAAGCTGGCGCCGGGAGAGAAGATTGTCAGCGTGAATGGGCAGGCTTTCTCTGCCGATGCTCTGAAGGCTGCGATCGTGAAGGCGAAGGCTGATCCTGCGCCGATCCATCTGCTGGTGCAGCAGGAGGACGCGATTCTGCCGGTGGACGTGAACTATCACGATGGCGAGCGTTATGCCGTGCTCGTACGGCAGGAAGGCACGCCGGCCTATCTGGATGACATCATCAAGCCGCTGACGAAGCCTCAGACAGCGACGAAGTAG
- the malQ gene encoding 4-alpha-glucanotransferase, protein MISERLSGVLLHVTSLPSQGGIGDFGPAAYAFVDFLAAAKQRLWQVLPLNPVGYGNSPYSAVSAYAGNPLLISLEHLQRDGWLYAGEADGLAGTYGPVDFARAQAEKLPLIERAARRFLKRCSTADCQAFEAFRENGKGWLIDYARFTILRRKYDYRHWNEWPAELAAHDDAALETFDKENREAMEIEFAVQFLFMRQWETLRAFCTSRDIRVMGDMAIFVSYDSADVWANKEVFDLDEHYKPIAVSGVPPDYFSETGQRWGNPLYRWRYLEQHGFQWWIDRVKRQMELYDLLRLDHFRGFEAYWRIPAEEETAMNGEWIEAPGHALFDRLKSALGGSLPFIAEDLGVITDKVDKLRCDFDMPGMRVLQFGFAGRGAHLHLPHKYDRNTVCYTGTHDNNTTLGWWLEAPEMDRKNLLTYLGPLAHPNDCVWAMIRCAERSVASICIVPLQDLLHLGSEGRMNTPGIPEANWTWRYLPEQLHPDISVQLRHITEECDRDAYIPEEVLEDVDSPPPPEALHDQSGEQQGTQPEALASA, encoded by the coding sequence ATGATTTCTGAGCGACTTTCCGGCGTTTTATTGCACGTGACATCGCTGCCTTCACAGGGCGGCATTGGTGATTTTGGCCCCGCTGCCTATGCGTTTGTTGATTTTCTTGCGGCGGCTAAACAACGGCTATGGCAGGTGCTGCCGCTGAATCCGGTGGGGTATGGCAATTCGCCGTATTCCGCCGTTTCTGCGTATGCGGGAAATCCTTTGCTGATCAGCCTGGAACATCTGCAACGCGATGGATGGCTGTATGCCGGTGAAGCCGATGGCCTTGCAGGAACATATGGGCCGGTGGACTTTGCGCGCGCACAGGCTGAAAAACTGCCATTGATTGAACGTGCTGCGAGACGTTTCTTAAAGCGTTGCAGTACGGCTGATTGTCAGGCATTCGAAGCTTTTCGTGAGAACGGTAAGGGATGGCTCATCGACTACGCGCGCTTTACGATTCTGCGGCGGAAGTACGATTACCGGCATTGGAATGAATGGCCCGCGGAGCTTGCTGCGCATGATGACGCTGCGCTGGAGACCTTCGACAAAGAGAATCGCGAGGCGATGGAAATTGAGTTCGCCGTGCAGTTCCTGTTCATGCGGCAGTGGGAGACGCTGCGGGCATTCTGCACCAGCCGTGATATTCGCGTGATGGGCGATATGGCGATCTTTGTGTCGTATGACTCGGCGGATGTCTGGGCGAACAAGGAAGTCTTCGATCTGGACGAGCATTACAAGCCGATTGCTGTGTCGGGTGTTCCGCCGGATTACTTTTCAGAGACAGGGCAGCGGTGGGGCAATCCACTGTATCGCTGGCGCTACCTGGAGCAACACGGATTTCAGTGGTGGATTGATCGCGTAAAGCGGCAGATGGAGTTGTACGACCTGCTGCGGCTGGATCACTTCCGCGGATTTGAAGCGTACTGGCGCATTCCTGCGGAAGAAGAAACAGCGATGAATGGCGAATGGATTGAAGCGCCGGGACACGCGTTGTTCGATCGTTTGAAGAGTGCGTTGGGTGGATCGCTGCCGTTCATTGCGGAAGATCTTGGCGTGATTACGGACAAGGTGGATAAGCTGCGCTGCGATTTTGACATGCCTGGCATGCGTGTCTTGCAGTTCGGATTTGCAGGCCGTGGAGCGCATCTGCATCTGCCGCACAAGTACGACCGCAACACGGTTTGCTACACCGGGACGCATGACAACAACACCACGCTGGGCTGGTGGCTGGAAGCGCCTGAGATGGATCGGAAGAACCTGCTGACGTACCTGGGGCCGCTGGCGCATCCGAATGATTGCGTCTGGGCCATGATTCGTTGCGCGGAGCGTTCGGTGGCGTCGATTTGCATTGTGCCGCTGCAGGATCTGCTCCATCTTGGGTCGGAAGGCCGAATGAATACTCCAGGAATTCCGGAGGCGAACTGGACGTGGCGCTATCTGCCTGAACAGCTGCATCCCGACATCAGCGTGCAGCTTCGGCACATTACGGAAGAGTGCGATCGCGACGCGTACATTCCGGAAGAAGTGCTGGAAGATGTTGATTCGCCACCGCCGCCGGAGGCCCTGCATGACCAGAGCGGCGAGCAGCAGGGAACCCAACCTGAGGCGCTGGCCAGCGCATAG
- a CDS encoding NAD(+)/NADH kinase encodes MQHVAIISKPQKPELFTLLPELIYFLKERGFEAHLDETSAAYVKEHGMVRDTMAGCCPSLVIVLGGDGTLLSAARAFAKTDTPILSANLGSLGFLTEVPLSEIYKTFDAWQEGSCSVDQRSMMHAELWRDGKVYQAWDALNDVVISKGAIARMGDYSIQIGGQSVARFRADGVIVATPTGSTAYSLAANGPIVMGSVDAMVVTPICPHLLTLRPIVTPADTEICISVVGIADQTFLTVDGQEAVELKLSDELHVRRSQYSVRLIRLGEHGLFNVLRSKLKWGER; translated from the coding sequence ATGCAGCACGTTGCCATTATTTCGAAACCGCAGAAGCCGGAACTCTTCACACTGTTGCCGGAGCTCATCTACTTTCTGAAAGAGCGCGGGTTTGAGGCGCATCTGGATGAGACAAGCGCGGCGTATGTGAAGGAACACGGCATGGTGCGTGACACCATGGCTGGTTGTTGTCCTTCCTTGGTGATTGTGTTGGGTGGCGATGGCACGCTGCTTTCCGCGGCGCGTGCGTTTGCCAAGACGGACACGCCGATTCTGAGCGCGAATCTTGGTTCGTTAGGATTCCTAACGGAAGTGCCGCTGTCGGAAATCTATAAGACATTCGATGCCTGGCAGGAGGGTTCCTGCTCCGTGGATCAGCGCAGCATGATGCATGCGGAGCTGTGGCGCGATGGTAAGGTGTACCAGGCCTGGGATGCTCTGAATGATGTGGTGATCAGCAAGGGCGCGATTGCGCGTATGGGCGATTACTCCATTCAGATCGGCGGCCAGAGTGTGGCTCGGTTCCGTGCGGACGGTGTGATTGTTGCCACACCTACGGGATCGACGGCGTACAGCCTTGCGGCGAATGGGCCGATTGTGATGGGCAGCGTGGATGCGATGGTGGTGACGCCGATCTGTCCGCATCTGCTGACGCTTCGCCCGATTGTGACGCCGGCGGATACGGAGATTTGCATCTCGGTGGTGGGAATTGCGGACCAGACTTTCCTGACTGTGGATGGGCAGGAAGCCGTGGAATTGAAGCTGTCAGATGAGTTACATGTCCGTCGCTCGCAGTATTCCGTGCGGCTGATTCGGTTGGGCGAGCATGGTTTGTTTAATGTGCTGCGGTCGAAGCTGAAGTGGGGCGAGCGGTAG
- a CDS encoding 3-hydroxyacyl-CoA dehydrogenase NAD-binding domain-containing protein: protein MNTEQNMHGPLTLALIGAGKAGRSLAAAAVKAGHRVVLEDVMPAKLREALEEIPTEGMPGTLETVTTVEDAVREADLAIDFVPDELESKLEIVCMVDRMAPPKTILCIQTRALNVTDLAACTYRADRCVGLAFDDASALITRGEKTSDETMQLVEAFARSCREAVALREESPILL from the coding sequence TTGAACACGGAACAAAACATGCACGGCCCGCTGACGCTTGCACTGATTGGTGCAGGCAAAGCGGGCCGTTCGCTTGCCGCTGCGGCGGTGAAAGCAGGGCATCGCGTGGTGCTGGAAGACGTGATGCCAGCGAAGTTGCGCGAAGCCTTGGAAGAGATTCCTACCGAAGGCATGCCGGGCACGCTGGAGACGGTGACCACCGTGGAAGATGCCGTGCGCGAGGCCGATCTGGCAATTGATTTTGTGCCGGATGAGTTGGAGTCGAAGCTTGAGATCGTCTGCATGGTGGACCGCATGGCTCCGCCGAAGACGATTCTCTGCATTCAGACGCGGGCTTTGAACGTGACTGATCTTGCGGCTTGTACGTATCGCGCAGATCGCTGCGTTGGATTGGCGTTTGATGATGCTTCCGCTTTGATTACGCGAGGCGAGAAGACGTCGGACGAAACGATGCAGTTGGTAGAGGCTTTTGCGCGATCATGCCGTGAGGCAGTGGCGTTGCGCGAAGAGTCGCCGATTTTGCTTTAA